One window from the genome of Peptococcaceae bacterium encodes:
- a CDS encoding RluA family pseudouridine synthase → MERLVFSVAQENKGMRLDVFLKEKMGNLSRTQVQRLIAENKVIVNGKPEKANYRINLKDEIRCEIQAPQPLLAVPEPIALDIVYEDPDLIVVNKPQGMVVHPASGRFSGTLVNALLYHCRDLSGINGVLRPGIVHRLDKDTSGLLLVAKNDEAHHNLARQLKEHTVKRIYIALVHGKIAEPGGIIEAPIGRDLKDRKKMAVVLKNSKAACTEYIVLERLEGYTLVECRLKTGRTHQIRVHMAYIHHPVAGDPKYGPKKTLPGLTGQALHAGTIGFFHPRTEEWLEFSCPPPPGLVKVLEKLGSKYLFVKERG, encoded by the coding sequence ATGGAACGGCTTGTTTTTTCCGTCGCCCAGGAAAACAAGGGAATGCGGCTGGATGTGTTTCTCAAAGAAAAGATGGGGAATTTAAGCCGTACCCAGGTTCAGCGTTTGATTGCAGAAAACAAGGTTATAGTAAACGGCAAACCCGAGAAAGCTAACTACAGGATAAACCTGAAAGACGAAATACGATGTGAAATCCAAGCACCTCAGCCGCTTCTGGCAGTACCTGAACCGATTGCTCTGGATATTGTCTATGAGGACCCGGATTTAATTGTGGTTAACAAGCCGCAGGGGATGGTCGTCCACCCGGCCAGCGGTAGGTTTAGCGGGACGCTGGTCAATGCTTTGCTGTATCACTGCCGCGACCTTTCCGGAATTAACGGTGTCCTGCGTCCGGGGATAGTGCACCGGCTAGACAAGGACACCTCGGGGCTTTTGCTGGTGGCCAAAAATGATGAGGCACACCATAACCTGGCCAGGCAGTTGAAAGAGCATACGGTAAAAAGGATATACATTGCCCTGGTTCACGGCAAGATCGCGGAACCGGGCGGGATCATCGAGGCCCCGATCGGGCGCGACCTTAAAGATAGGAAAAAAATGGCTGTAGTCTTGAAAAACAGCAAGGCGGCCTGCACAGAATACATCGTGCTTGAGCGTCTGGAAGGCTATACCCTGGTGGAATGTCGGCTGAAAACAGGACGAACCCACCAGATCAGGGTACATATGGCCTATATTCATCACCCGGTTGCAGGTGACCCTAAATATGGACCGAAAAAAACGTTGCCAGGGCTGACAGGGCAGGCACTGCATGCCGGGACCATCGGTTTTTTCCACCCGCGAACCGAGGAATGGCTTGAGTTTTCATGCCCTCCTCCGCCGGGACTCGTTAAGGTTCTCGAAAAACTGGGCAGCAAGTACCTGTTCGTTAAGGAAAGGGGATAG
- a CDS encoding NFACT family protein has protein sequence MSYDGTVMRAVSLELNRNLKGARIDKIYQPARNEILLLLKKPGCTHRLLLSSAAQEAGIYFTSHPVNNPLEPPLFCMLLRKHLEGGKVLSCLQQGLERVMEITCEVVDELGETAKRTLIIEVMGKYSNIILVDPGRDVIIDAIHRVTANMSRYRQVLPGLPYQPPPPQEKTLPWDVDQDSFYRKLLSFPLTQNLNKILLAAFSGFGPQTVSEIVFRSGLEDSTPLEYCGEYELSRLWRSFSQVTCDIKNGSFSPEVVIRDQTPLAFSAISMTQYPKEWRREFPSISEAADCYFHSKKTVALFNQKKNDLFQVIKKETLRCEKKAGLLLGTIREAEECGNYQLWGELLIAHLHTLRPGKEAEVVNYHDPGGSTVKIPLDEDLSIMDNAQLYFQKYRKAQNAARQAGHQYEETSSELEYLASLAAALENAADLHELEEIKTEMQEAGYIKTSPGRAGKTKHAAPAASLPQKLVIDGWEVYLGKNNKQNDFLVTKIARPEDIWLHTKNIPGSHVLVRNPAGRELPAGVLEKAALLAAYHSRGRLSANVPVDYTPKKHVWKRKGARPGMVHYENQRTVHVTATEEKIKAILDSSRAL, from the coding sequence ATGTCGTATGACGGAACCGTTATGAGAGCGGTCTCCCTTGAACTGAACAGGAACCTGAAAGGCGCGCGCATCGATAAGATTTACCAGCCTGCCAGGAATGAAATACTGCTTTTGCTTAAAAAGCCGGGCTGCACACACAGGCTTTTGCTCTCCTCCGCAGCCCAGGAAGCCGGGATTTATTTCACTTCCCATCCCGTAAACAATCCCTTAGAACCTCCTCTTTTCTGCATGCTCCTTCGCAAGCACCTGGAAGGCGGCAAAGTGCTGTCCTGTTTACAGCAAGGACTTGAACGGGTTATGGAAATAACCTGCGAGGTTGTTGATGAACTCGGCGAAACCGCAAAACGCACCCTGATCATCGAAGTAATGGGGAAGTACAGCAACATAATCCTGGTGGATCCCGGCCGGGACGTAATAATAGACGCCATCCACAGGGTGACCGCAAATATGAGCCGCTACCGCCAGGTCCTGCCAGGTCTTCCCTACCAGCCTCCGCCTCCACAGGAAAAAACCCTTCCCTGGGATGTTGACCAGGATTCCTTTTACAGGAAGCTGCTCTCCTTCCCCCTGACCCAGAATTTGAACAAAATACTTCTGGCCGCTTTCAGCGGCTTTGGCCCCCAGACCGTTTCGGAGATTGTTTTTCGCAGCGGCCTGGAAGACAGCACTCCCCTTGAATACTGCGGGGAGTACGAGCTAAGCAGGTTATGGCGCTCTTTTTCCCAGGTGACGTGCGATATTAAAAATGGCTCCTTTTCACCTGAAGTCGTAATCCGGGATCAAACGCCTCTCGCTTTTTCCGCCATCTCCATGACCCAGTACCCCAAGGAATGGCGCCGCGAGTTTCCCAGCATCAGTGAAGCCGCAGATTGTTATTTCCATTCCAAAAAAACCGTCGCTCTTTTCAACCAGAAAAAAAACGACCTCTTCCAGGTCATAAAAAAAGAGACCTTGCGCTGCGAGAAAAAGGCCGGCCTTCTACTCGGAACAATCAGAGAGGCAGAAGAATGCGGGAACTACCAGTTGTGGGGAGAACTCCTTATCGCTCACCTTCACACCCTTCGTCCCGGGAAGGAAGCCGAAGTCGTCAACTACCACGATCCCGGCGGCAGTACAGTCAAAATACCCCTGGATGAAGACCTTTCCATCATGGATAACGCCCAGCTCTATTTCCAGAAATACCGGAAGGCCCAAAACGCCGCGCGACAGGCTGGCCATCAATACGAGGAAACCAGTTCAGAACTCGAATACCTGGCCAGCCTCGCCGCCGCCCTGGAGAATGCAGCAGACTTACACGAACTGGAGGAAATAAAAACGGAAATGCAGGAAGCAGGTTACATCAAGACTTCTCCAGGCAGGGCGGGAAAAACAAAACACGCGGCTCCTGCCGCCAGTCTCCCGCAAAAGCTCGTGATTGATGGTTGGGAAGTTTACCTGGGTAAAAACAACAAGCAAAACGACTTCCTGGTAACAAAAATAGCTAGACCCGAAGACATCTGGCTGCATACCAAAAACATCCCGGGCTCGCATGTGCTGGTACGAAATCCGGCCGGTAGGGAACTCCCCGCTGGAGTGCTGGAAAAGGCCGCCCTGCTGGCGGCTTACCATTCCAGGGGCCGGCTGTCAGCCAATGTGCCTGTTGACTACACTCCCAAAAAACATGTTTGGAAAAGAAAAGGCGCCCGGCCGGGCATGGTTCATTATGAAAACCAGCGAACCGTTCACGTCACTGCGACCGAAGAAAAAATAAAAGCAATCTTGGACAGTTCACGCGCTCTTTAG
- a CDS encoding diguanylate cyclase, with amino-acid sequence MSLRCLMTKRIGLTVAFSLAAILAVGFFLFGFEERPESIYMILSIAATGVLMGAVVIYSLDKTFLQPIAQLKEGVEFLRTKGGPDGCLNVTGKYELEELGRSINCLLEELADAQQELKKSEKRYRYLSFKDPLTGLYNRAFFDYEMKRINKNLEQYLPLSIISVDIDGHKIVNDTFGHTEGDRQIKYVADILANSIRRGDTLSRIGGDEFCIILPNVSQKVANQRRENIHKAVESHNSGNPFIPLSISVGVATLNSKGKRGSVYDLYHLADDDMYYHKYSKTESVKNRVIELLLSALSEKDYASHGHIKRMVKMAGEMADRLGLDEKMKNDLLLVASIHDLGKLGVPDEILFKAGKLSQNEMSKAKKHVRIGYNMAVRTNQLAHVAEYILHHHEWWDGSGYPSKMKGSEIPLICRILSVIDAYDIMTIPLPYRPAKSKEEAVEELKKCAGTQFEPAVVEKFIEMIEEGNI; translated from the coding sequence ATGTCCCTGCGGTGTTTGATGACAAAAAGGATTGGCTTGACCGTGGCGTTTTCACTGGCGGCCATTCTGGCGGTAGGATTTTTTTTGTTTGGGTTTGAAGAAAGGCCAGAGAGTATATACATGATTTTATCAATTGCTGCTACCGGCGTTCTGATGGGAGCTGTCGTCATTTACAGCCTGGATAAAACGTTTTTGCAGCCCATAGCCCAACTGAAGGAAGGTGTGGAGTTCCTCAGAACGAAAGGGGGACCGGACGGCTGTCTTAATGTTACAGGGAAATATGAGCTTGAAGAGCTGGGGCGCTCGATCAACTGCCTGCTGGAAGAACTGGCAGACGCCCAGCAGGAATTAAAGAAAAGCGAGAAACGCTACAGGTATTTGAGTTTTAAAGACCCCTTGACCGGTTTATACAACAGGGCGTTTTTCGATTATGAAATGAAGCGCATCAATAAAAATCTCGAGCAGTATCTTCCTTTGAGCATCATTTCTGTTGATATAGACGGACATAAGATTGTGAACGACACCTTTGGCCACACGGAAGGAGACCGCCAGATCAAATATGTGGCTGATATTCTCGCCAATTCCATCAGGAGAGGAGACACCCTGTCACGCATCGGCGGAGACGAGTTCTGCATCATTCTTCCCAACGTTTCTCAGAAGGTGGCAAACCAGAGGAGAGAAAATATTCACAAGGCCGTTGAAAGTCACAACAGTGGGAATCCCTTTATACCACTGAGCATATCCGTGGGTGTGGCTACATTGAACAGCAAAGGAAAGCGCGGAAGCGTGTATGACCTTTATCACCTGGCGGATGACGACATGTATTACCATAAATACAGCAAAACAGAAAGCGTTAAAAACAGGGTTATTGAACTGCTGCTTTCAGCTTTGTCGGAAAAGGATTATGCATCGCACGGCCATATTAAGAGAATGGTAAAAATGGCCGGGGAAATGGCCGACCGGCTGGGTCTTGACGAAAAAATGAAAAACGACCTTCTCCTGGTAGCCAGTATCCACGACCTGGGTAAGCTGGGTGTGCCCGATGAGATTTTGTTTAAAGCAGGTAAATTATCCCAGAACGAAATGTCAAAAGCGAAGAAGCATGTCAGGATCGGTTATAATATGGCCGTTAGGACCAATCAACTGGCGCATGTTGCCGAATACATTCTGCATCATCATGAGTGGTGGGACGGCAGCGGTTATCCCTCAAAAATGAAAGGCAGTGAAATACCGTTAATCTGCAGGATTCTATCCGTCATTGATGCATATGATATTATGACAATACCGCTTCCCTACCGTCCTGCCAAAAGCAAGGAGGAGGCCGTCGAAGAATTGAAGAAATGCGCCGGGACCCAATTTGAACCGGCAGTCGTGGAAAAATTTATTGAAATGATCGAGGAGGGAAATATTTAA
- a CDS encoding cation-translocating P-type ATPase, with translation MTAREVLEDFMVEAQKGLSAGESMRRLKLVGPNRLKEQKKVSPVFIFFSQFTDFMVLVLMAASVVSGFLGEYADSFTILFIIVLNAVLGFIQEYRAEKSLDALKKMTAPEARLIREGRVLRVPAEEVVPGDIVVLETGDLIPADLRIIEANQLEVNEATLTGESLPARKRPQETFAVSTTLADRKNMGYMGTVVTRGRGTGVVVGTGMATEMGQIAGYIQQVQDEDTPLQKRLAHLGRWLVMACLAVVALVVAAGIMRGEPAYGMFLTGVSLAVAAIPEGLPAIVTVTLAAGVQKMVKRQAIVRELHAVETLGCATVICSDKTGTLTKNEMTVRRIYLAGTTVQVTGEGYDPHGRLTCSGDESWTEKNKGGIDQAMKIAALCNNASLRKNNITIKGLFRNGDRQAWKVEGDPTEGALLVAAAKAGLWRETLERKENRVREIPFDSERKRMSVVYETKGSGKRYVYCKGAPDVLLDLCRWVWWNNEIVPLKPELKKAVLQADEEMAGEAMRVLGLAFREIPAGFNLEDESGIETDLVFVALAGMIDPPKATAREAVGICRAAGIKTVMITGDHKRTAEAIAKEVRIITGPGQLVLTGPELDGLSDYQLGNIINQVAVFARVSPKHKIRIVRALKNAGHIVAMTGDGVNDAPAVKEADIGVSMGIAGTDVTREASSLVLGNDDFATIVAAVEEGRIIYDNIRKFIRYLLSCNAGEIMTMFAATLLGLPLPLIPIQILWMNLVTDGLPAMALGFDPGDPDIMNRRPRSPRENIFAHGLSRRIIVRGFIITAAVLFVYITGFFAGGKNLELARTMAFTTLVFVQLLYVFDCRSERYSIFDLGFLSNPYLVGAVTCSIIMQLAVIYVPAFQGLFGTVPLELWPWGLIISLSIGTTLLQGLYRTVKIRRKRRIISLRA, from the coding sequence ATGACTGCACGAGAAGTGCTGGAAGATTTTATGGTTGAAGCCCAAAAAGGCTTGTCTGCAGGAGAATCGATGCGCCGCCTTAAACTTGTTGGCCCAAACCGGTTAAAAGAACAAAAAAAAGTGTCTCCTGTGTTCATTTTTTTTTCACAGTTCACTGATTTTATGGTGCTGGTCCTGATGGCTGCCAGCGTTGTTTCTGGATTTCTCGGTGAGTATGCCGATTCATTTACCATTTTGTTCATAATTGTCTTGAATGCAGTTTTGGGTTTTATACAGGAGTACCGGGCTGAAAAGTCACTGGATGCCCTGAAAAAGATGACCGCGCCTGAGGCCAGGTTGATCAGAGAGGGCCGGGTATTGAGGGTGCCGGCTGAAGAGGTTGTCCCCGGAGACATTGTGGTGCTGGAAACGGGAGACCTTATTCCGGCTGATCTAAGAATTATTGAAGCAAACCAGCTTGAGGTAAACGAGGCTACGCTGACAGGCGAGTCTTTGCCGGCAAGAAAACGTCCCCAGGAGACTTTTGCTGTATCAACGACACTGGCCGATAGAAAAAACATGGGCTACATGGGAACGGTCGTCACCAGGGGCAGGGGAACGGGGGTGGTTGTAGGAACAGGAATGGCAACGGAAATGGGCCAGATTGCCGGGTATATCCAGCAGGTCCAAGATGAGGATACACCGCTGCAGAAAAGGCTAGCCCATCTCGGACGCTGGCTGGTCATGGCCTGCCTGGCGGTAGTTGCCTTGGTGGTCGCGGCTGGAATAATGCGCGGTGAACCTGCCTACGGGATGTTTCTTACCGGGGTTAGCCTGGCTGTAGCCGCCATTCCTGAGGGGCTTCCCGCCATTGTTACTGTAACTCTGGCTGCCGGGGTGCAAAAAATGGTAAAAAGGCAGGCTATCGTTAGGGAACTTCATGCGGTGGAAACTCTCGGCTGTGCAACGGTAATCTGTTCTGACAAGACCGGAACACTCACCAAGAATGAAATGACAGTGCGCAGGATTTACTTGGCCGGAACAACGGTGCAGGTCACAGGTGAAGGTTATGACCCGCATGGCCGGCTAACCTGTTCAGGCGACGAGTCATGGACGGAAAAGAATAAGGGCGGAATTGATCAAGCGATGAAAATTGCGGCCTTGTGCAATAATGCTTCTCTCCGGAAGAATAATATAACCATTAAGGGGCTTTTCAGGAACGGCGACCGGCAAGCATGGAAGGTGGAAGGAGACCCGACCGAAGGGGCCCTGCTGGTTGCTGCCGCAAAGGCCGGCTTGTGGCGTGAAACGCTGGAAAGAAAAGAGAACAGGGTCAGGGAAATACCCTTTGATTCCGAAAGAAAACGGATGAGCGTCGTTTACGAAACGAAGGGCAGCGGGAAAAGATATGTTTACTGCAAGGGAGCGCCGGATGTACTCCTGGATCTTTGCAGGTGGGTCTGGTGGAATAATGAAATCGTTCCATTAAAACCAGAACTAAAAAAGGCGGTCCTGCAGGCCGACGAGGAAATGGCTGGCGAAGCCATGCGCGTGCTGGGACTGGCCTTTCGAGAAATTCCGGCAGGTTTCAACCTGGAAGACGAATCCGGTATAGAAACCGATCTGGTGTTTGTTGCTCTCGCCGGGATGATTGACCCGCCGAAAGCAACCGCCCGGGAGGCCGTGGGAATATGCAGGGCGGCGGGGATAAAGACGGTCATGATTACCGGAGACCATAAAAGGACGGCGGAGGCCATAGCTAAAGAGGTGAGGATTATAACCGGCCCAGGCCAGCTTGTTCTGACCGGGCCAGAACTTGACGGTTTGAGCGATTACCAGTTGGGGAACATTATCAACCAGGTGGCGGTTTTTGCGCGTGTTTCTCCCAAACATAAAATCAGGATCGTGAGGGCCCTCAAAAACGCAGGGCACATTGTGGCCATGACTGGAGACGGCGTAAATGACGCTCCGGCGGTAAAGGAGGCCGACATCGGCGTGAGCATGGGAATCGCGGGAACTGACGTTACCAGGGAAGCTTCGTCGCTGGTCCTGGGGAATGACGATTTCGCCACTATTGTGGCTGCCGTCGAAGAAGGCCGGATCATTTACGACAATATCAGGAAATTTATACGTTATCTTCTCTCCTGCAATGCGGGGGAGATCATGACCATGTTCGCCGCTACCCTGCTGGGCTTGCCCCTGCCGCTGATACCGATTCAGATCCTGTGGATGAACCTGGTCACCGACGGGCTGCCGGCCATGGCCCTAGGCTTTGATCCCGGCGACCCGGACATCATGAATCGTCGCCCCCGGTCCCCGCGAGAAAACATTTTTGCTCATGGATTGAGCAGGAGAATAATCGTGAGAGGGTTTATTATCACCGCGGCCGTATTGTTTGTATATATCACTGGATTTTTTGCCGGTGGAAAAAATTTAGAACTGGCCAGGACAATGGCTTTTACCACACTAGTGTTTGTGCAGCTGCTTTATGTATTCGACTGCAGGTCGGAGCGCTATTCCATTTTTGACCTTGGTTTTCTAAGCAATCCATACCTTGTGGGAGCCGTAACCTGCTCAATCATCATGCAGCTGGCGGTCATATATGTCCCGGCTTTCCAGGGACTTTTCGGGACTGTCCCGCTGGAATTATGGCCTTGGGGTTTAATCATCAGCCTGTCGATAGGAACTACCCTCTTGCAGGGATTGTACCGTACTGTTAAAATCAGGAGAAAGAGAAGAATTATTTCCTTGAGAGCATAG
- the lspA gene encoding signal peptidase II: MTFWITVLLIILLDRTTKYLIGAHMKLAESIPIINGFFHLTYVKNPGAAFGMLADKRWLFIVITLVMLGIIVYTARNSSGKNTWFAVALGMVAGGAFGNLVDRVKGGLVIDFIDFRGIWPYIFNIADSAIVVGVILLAWQVLKPDRRRC; encoded by the coding sequence ATGACATTCTGGATTACGGTGCTGTTAATTATTCTTCTTGACAGGACAACAAAATATCTGATCGGCGCGCATATGAAGCTGGCCGAGAGTATTCCCATCATTAACGGGTTCTTTCATCTTACTTATGTGAAAAATCCCGGCGCAGCTTTCGGAATGCTGGCTGATAAAAGGTGGCTGTTTATTGTTATCACGCTGGTAATGCTGGGGATAATTGTTTACACTGCGCGGAACAGCTCCGGTAAGAATACCTGGTTTGCGGTTGCCCTGGGCATGGTGGCGGGAGGTGCGTTCGGAAACCTTGTGGACCGTGTCAAAGGGGGGCTTGTTATCGACTTCATTGATTTTCGCGGAATTTGGCCGTATATTTTTAATATCGCCGATTCAGCCATTGTGGTCGGGGTTATTCTTTTGGCCTGGCAAGTACTAAAGCCAGACAGGCGCAGGTGTTGA
- the pyrR gene encoding bifunctional pyr operon transcriptional regulator/uracil phosphoribosyltransferase PyrR, with amino-acid sequence MYREKAKILDRDGIRRSLNRIAHEIVEKTKNVNDLILVGIRRRGVPLAERLSGFIWEIEGVKVRVGKLDITLYRDDLTALSDYPIVHGTDIPYDIKGKKIILVDDVLYTGRTVRAAMEGIIDLGRPQLIQLAVLIDRGHRELPIRADYIGKNVPTSKKEMVRVNLQEVDGEDSVLIMEYQEI; translated from the coding sequence GTGTACAGGGAAAAAGCCAAAATATTGGACAGGGACGGAATCAGGCGTTCTTTAAACAGGATTGCTCACGAGATTGTTGAAAAGACGAAGAATGTGAATGACCTTATCCTGGTAGGAATACGACGCCGCGGCGTTCCCCTGGCCGAGCGCCTGTCGGGGTTTATATGGGAAATCGAAGGCGTGAAGGTCAGAGTAGGAAAGCTTGATATTACTCTTTACAGGGATGACCTGACAGCCCTGAGCGATTACCCTATTGTTCACGGCACGGATATTCCCTATGATATTAAAGGAAAAAAGATTATCCTGGTTGACGATGTCCTCTATACCGGCAGGACAGTCAGAGCGGCCATGGAGGGCATTATTGACCTTGGCCGGCCTCAGCTTATCCAGCTTGCCGTCTTGATCGACAGGGGTCACAGGGAACTGCCTATACGGGCCGATTATATAGGGAAAAATGTTCCCACTTCGAAAAAGGAGATGGTGCGGGTCAACCTGCAGGAGGTGGATGGAGAAGACAGTGTCCTGATCATGGAATACCAGGAAATTTGA
- the dapF gene encoding diaminopimelate epimerase, producing the protein MKFRKVHGLGNDFIVIDGIKENLPNDLSKAAWRMCDRHFGIGADGLVVILPSNRADIRMRIINSDGSEAEMCGNAIRCFAKLVYELGYVVKDEFSVETLAGLMVPRLVLEGRAVKGVTVDMGEPALEKSAVPMLGPEGQAIDEPLEVLDTTYRVTCLLMGVPHCVIFADDVEKVDLYRYGPAIEKHPVFPRKTNVHFVEVISDHELKMRIWERGAGPTLACGTGACGVLVAAVLNKKTGRKARIQLPGGFLDVEWAKNNHVYMTGPAMEVFRGEISDTSLIES; encoded by the coding sequence ATGAAATTTCGCAAAGTTCACGGGCTGGGCAACGATTTTATTGTTATCGACGGTATTAAGGAAAACCTCCCGAACGATTTATCCAAAGCTGCCTGGAGAATGTGCGACAGGCATTTTGGTATTGGGGCTGACGGCCTTGTGGTTATACTGCCTTCCAACCGCGCAGACATCAGGATGCGGATCATCAATTCTGACGGGAGCGAAGCGGAGATGTGCGGCAATGCCATCCGCTGTTTCGCCAAACTGGTTTATGAACTTGGTTATGTGGTGAAGGATGAGTTTTCTGTGGAAACCCTGGCCGGCCTGATGGTCCCCCGCCTTGTCCTGGAAGGGAGAGCAGTAAAGGGGGTAACCGTAGACATGGGAGAACCTGCGCTGGAAAAGAGCGCCGTTCCCATGCTGGGACCGGAGGGACAGGCCATCGACGAACCCCTGGAGGTGCTGGACACAACGTACAGGGTAACCTGCCTCTTGATGGGTGTCCCGCACTGCGTGATTTTTGCAGACGATGTAGAAAAAGTTGACCTGTACCGGTACGGCCCGGCGATAGAAAAACATCCAGTATTTCCCAGGAAAACAAATGTCCATTTCGTTGAAGTGATCAGCGACCACGAGTTGAAAATGAGGATCTGGGAAAGAGGGGCCGGACCCACCCTGGCTTGCGGGACCGGGGCCTGCGGCGTGCTGGTTGCGGCGGTGCTGAATAAAAAGACCGGCAGAAAGGCCAGGATCCAACTGCCGGGAGGATTTCTTGACGTGGAGTGGGCCAAAAACAATCATGTCTACATGACCGGTCCGGCCATGGAGGTTTTCCGGGGCGAAATATCAGATACGAGCCTGATTGAATCTTAA
- a CDS encoding DUF5665 domain-containing protein — MGDLENRIRQLAEAMEKMKMAEYMEYLNNTKRMLAINFIAGLARGLGMAVGFTILGAFVVYFLQKLVLLNLPVIGDFIANIVKLVTYSLEK, encoded by the coding sequence ATGGGCGATTTGGAAAACAGGATCAGGCAGCTGGCTGAAGCCATGGAGAAAATGAAGATGGCCGAGTACATGGAATACCTCAACAACACGAAGAGGATGCTGGCGATTAATTTTATTGCCGGGCTCGCCCGTGGACTGGGGATGGCAGTAGGCTTTACCATTCTGGGGGCTTTTGTTGTTTATTTTTTACAGAAGCTGGTTCTTCTTAACCTGCCGGTTATCGGAGATTTTATTGCCAATATCGTCAAACTGGTTACATACAGCTTGGAAAAATAG
- a CDS encoding PFL family protein: protein MPFSLTPGEIYETIRMIQSEKLDIRTITMGISLRDCTSSSIVHTAERIYDKISKKAERLVKVGEDISREYGIPIINKRISVTPISLVGEGCDGNDYLPLALAMEKAAEQVGVNFIGGFSALVHKGLTKGDENLLNSIAASLSATERVCSSVNVATTRTGINMDAVYRMGRIIKETAELTKELGAVGCAKLVVFCNAVEDNPFMAGAFHGLGEPEAAINIGISGPGVVLNAVRNNPQADFGSLAEIIKRTAFKITRMGELAGREAARRLQVPFGIVDLSLAPTPALGDSVADIIEAMGIEKTGGHGSTAALALLNDAVKKGGAMASSYVGGLSGAFIPVSEDAGMVRAVEDGSLGIDKLEAMTCVCSVGLDMIAVPGDTTAETLAAIIADEAAIGMVNRKTTAVRIIPVPGGRVGDKVVFGGLLGSAPIMPVSKFKADAFIRRGGRIPAPITALNN, encoded by the coding sequence ATGCCTTTTTCATTGACCCCAGGAGAGATATATGAAACAATCCGCATGATCCAGTCTGAAAAACTGGATATCCGGACTATTACCATGGGCATAAGTTTGAGAGACTGCACCAGCAGCAGCATTGTTCATACAGCCGAGAGGATCTACGATAAAATCAGCAAAAAGGCGGAGCGACTGGTAAAGGTGGGGGAGGACATTTCTCGCGAATACGGCATTCCCATCATTAACAAGAGGATTTCGGTAACTCCCATCTCACTGGTAGGGGAAGGGTGTGACGGGAACGATTATTTACCGCTGGCCCTGGCTATGGAAAAGGCGGCCGAACAGGTCGGCGTTAATTTTATCGGCGGTTTTTCGGCCTTGGTACATAAGGGGTTGACCAAGGGAGACGAAAACCTCCTCAATTCTATCGCGGCAAGCCTTTCGGCCACGGAGAGGGTCTGCTCATCCGTTAATGTGGCGACCACCAGGACGGGGATCAACATGGATGCGGTCTACCGGATGGGTAGAATTATTAAAGAGACGGCAGAGCTGACCAAAGAGCTGGGTGCCGTCGGCTGCGCCAAACTGGTAGTATTCTGCAACGCAGTGGAGGACAACCCTTTTATGGCAGGTGCATTTCATGGCCTGGGCGAGCCTGAGGCGGCAATTAATATCGGCATCAGCGGGCCGGGGGTGGTACTGAATGCGGTAAGAAACAACCCCCAGGCTGATTTTGGCTCTCTGGCCGAAATCATTAAACGCACGGCTTTCAAGATAACGAGGATGGGAGAACTGGCGGGAAGGGAAGCAGCCAGGAGGCTCCAAGTACCGTTCGGCATCGTCGATTTGTCTCTGGCTCCCACGCCGGCGCTTGGAGACAGTGTGGCCGATATTATTGAAGCTATGGGCATAGAGAAAACAGGCGGACACGGAAGTACCGCCGCCTTGGCCCTGCTTAACGATGCGGTAAAAAAGGGCGGGGCGATGGCTTCTTCTTATGTCGGCGGTTTAAGCGGCGCTTTTATTCCAGTGAGTGAGGACGCAGGCATGGTCAGGGCGGTTGAAGACGGCAGCCTCGGCATAGACAAGCTGGAAGCCATGACCTGTGTTTGTTCCGTCGGTCTGGATATGATAGCCGTGCCCGGAGACACTACGGCTGAAACCCTGGCGGCCATAATTGCAGACGAAGCCGCTATCGGGATGGTTAACCGGAAAACAACCGCGGTCCGGATAATTCCTGTCCCGGGGGGCAGGGTGGGAGATAAGGTGGTGTTTGGCGGGCTTTTGGGAAGCGCGCCCATCATGCCGGTCAGCAAATTTAAGGCTGACGCTTTTATCAGGCGAGGCGGCAGGATACCGGCTCCCATCACCGCGCTGAACAATTAA